From one Triticum aestivum cultivar Chinese Spring chromosome 4B, IWGSC CS RefSeq v2.1, whole genome shotgun sequence genomic stretch:
- the LOC123094631 gene encoding F-box/FBD/LRR-repeat protein At1g13570, whose protein sequence is MDGGDHGHRCRCPHGPRCTCGPRHGGLAAAALDPRVRAFPMDAATQAMYREHGMDPVTLESDVTTAMTFLHYVLPKPSLSNRAALSAAFLPPQDDGGVDRISGIPEELLRNIVSRLPAKDGARTAALSCRWRRVWLSTPLVLVDADLLPAGCGSSLRVERAHAQRVESAITRILEAHPGPFRFVHLISCHMQETPGLLARWLQLLAVKGIRELMLVNRPWPLDMALPATFFGMATLTRLYLGTLAFPNTADLPRGVSFPHLRELGLLGMAIMNRDMDFVLARSPVLEILCIQANVLLKWLSLVSRSLRCVQIIEGIDLNIVVKNAPSLERVIIWTSSARDGLHRMVKIGHAPALSLLGYLEPARHLLEIGNTIIKAGTKASPNTTVPSVKILSLRVCFGVRNDAKMLPSFLRCFPNVERLHLESNETDEPTGKLTP, encoded by the exons ATGGACGGCGGTGACCACGGGCACCGGTGCAGGTGTCCCCATGGACCGCGGTGCACTTGCGGACCGCGCCATGGAGGCCTCGCGGCGGCGGCCCTGGACCCCCGTGTGCGGGCCTTCCCCATGGACGCCGCGACGCAGGCCATGTATCGGGAGCACGGCATGGACCCGGTCACCCTCGAGTCCGACGTCACCACCGCCATGACCTTCCTCCACTATGTCCTCCCCAAGCCTTCCCTCTCCAACCGCGCCGCCCTCTCCGCCGCCTTTCTCCCGCCCCAGGACGACGGCGGCGTCGACCGCATCAGCGGCATCCCCGAGGAGCTCCTCCGCAACATCGTCTCCCGCCTCCCCGCCAAGGAcggcgcgcgcaccgccgcgctgTCCTGCCGCTGGCGCCGGGTCTGGCTCTCCACCCCGCTCGTCCTCGTCGACGccgacctcctccccgccggaTGCGGCTCCAGCCTGCGGGTCGAGCGCGCCCACGCGCAGCGCGTCGAGTCCGCCATCACCCGCATCCTCGAGGCGCACCCGGGGCCCTTCCGCTTCGTCCACCTCATCTCATGCCACATGCAGGAGACCCCCGGCCTGCTCGCGCGCTGGCTCCAGCTCCTCGCCGTCAAGGGCATCCGGGAGCTCATGCTCGTCAACCGCCCGTGGCCGCTCGACATGGCCCTCCCCGCCACCTTCTTCGGCATGGCGACCCTCACCCGCCTGTACCTTGGCACCCTTGCCTTCCCTAACACGGCCGACCTCCCGCGCGGAGTGTCATTCCCACACCTCCGCGAGCTGGGCCTCTTGGGCATGGCCATTATGAACCGGGACATGGACTTCGTCCTCGCCAGGAGCCCTGTGCTGGAGATCCTCTGCATCCAAGCCAACGTTCTGCTCAAGTGGCTCAGCCTCGTCAGCCGCAGCCTCCGGTGCGTGCAGATCATAGAAGGCATCGATCTGAATATCGTCGTCAAGAACGCCCCTAGCCTTGAGAGGGTCATCATCTGGACATCATCGGCCCGCGATGGCCTGCACAGGATGGTCAAGATCGGCCATGCCCCTGCGCTGAGCTTACTTGGCTACTTGGAGCCGGCACGACACCTGCTAGAGATCGGCAACACCATCATCAAG GCTGGGACGAAGGCAAGCCCAAACACCACGGTCCCGAGCGTTAAGATCCTCAGCTTAAGAGTGTGCTTTGGTGTCCGCAACGATGCTAAGATGCTGCCGAGCTTCCTCAGATGCTTTCCCAACGTCGAGAGGCTACATCTCGAG TCCAATGAGACTGATGAGCCCACAGGCAAGCTCACACCTTAA